From one Sphingomonas sp. BT-65 genomic stretch:
- a CDS encoding sterol desaturase family protein has translation MPNLPDPVDLAVPAFVLLVAAEMVVARLKDRSRYCPRDTLTSLMLGFGSTIAGVLAGGMVFALATWVHQFRLFDINYAWYWFVLAFVLDDLAYYVFHRSAHRVRWFWASHVIHHSSQHYNLSTALRQTWTGFFSLGFIFRLPLFLIGFPPAMVFFVAGVNLVYQFWIHTEMIGRLPRWFEAVMNTPSHHRVHHATNARYLDKNYAGVFIVWDRMFGTFEPERDDERPRYGIVHNLPDFNVIRAAFHEWWGIAKDVWAAPGMKARLGYMFGPPGWSHDGSRDTSETIKARWRAREQAGEQWKRRTSSSSAPDPGAAPPRAA, from the coding sequence ATGCCCAACCTGCCCGATCCCGTCGATCTGGCCGTTCCCGCCTTCGTCCTGCTCGTGGCGGCGGAGATGGTCGTCGCGCGGCTCAAGGATCGCAGCCGCTATTGCCCGCGCGACACGCTGACCTCGCTGATGCTCGGCTTCGGCAGCACGATCGCCGGCGTGCTGGCGGGCGGTATGGTGTTCGCCCTGGCGACCTGGGTGCACCAGTTCCGGCTCTTCGACATCAACTATGCCTGGTATTGGTTCGTCCTCGCCTTCGTGCTCGACGACCTCGCTTACTATGTCTTCCACCGTTCGGCGCATCGCGTGCGGTGGTTCTGGGCGAGCCACGTCATCCACCATTCGAGCCAGCATTATAATCTGTCGACCGCGCTGCGTCAGACCTGGACCGGCTTCTTCAGCCTGGGCTTCATCTTCCGCTTGCCGCTGTTCCTGATTGGCTTCCCGCCGGCGATGGTGTTCTTCGTCGCGGGCGTGAACCTCGTCTATCAGTTCTGGATCCACACCGAGATGATCGGGCGGTTGCCGCGCTGGTTCGAGGCGGTGATGAACACGCCCTCACATCACCGCGTCCATCACGCGACCAACGCGCGCTATCTCGACAAGAATTATGCCGGGGTGTTCATCGTCTGGGACCGGATGTTCGGCACGTTCGAGCCCGAGCGCGACGACGAGCGCCCGCGCTACGGCATCGTCCACAATTTGCCCGACTTCAACGTGATCCGCGCGGCATTCCACGAATGGTGGGGGATCGCGAAGGATGTGTGGGCGGCGCCGGGCATGAAGGCACGGCTCGGCTATATGTTCGGGCCACCGGGGTGGAGCCACGACGGCAGCCGCGATACATCCGAAACGATCAAGGCGCGCTGGCGCGCGCGGGAACAGGCGGGGGAGCAGTGGAAGAGGCGGACATCGTCGTCATCGGCGCCGGATCCGGGGGCAGCGCCGCCGCGGGCCGCCTGA
- a CDS encoding GMC family oxidoreductase: MEEADIVVIGAGSGGSAAAGRLSEDGKYKVAVLEAGGRNTGFRTLMPGAIAMQTPATNWAYETVPQPGLNGRRGYQPRGKGLGGSSAINAMLYIRGHPWDYDNWEKLGATGWGWDDVLPVFKRSEANGRGTNEWHGGDGPLQVSDQSFVHPGSAAFVDAAASLQIPRNADFNGARQEGAGIYQVTQKGGERWTASRGYLTERPNLEILCDSIVERVLFEDGRAWGVAYSRGGQSKVIRARRAVVLAGGVFGTAQLLMLSGIGPGAHLQELGLPVRIERGEVGSNLQDHLDYVAAFETKGSLFLGRSLIGSLKGLAAMARWFRTRSGPMTSPFAEAGAFLKTDPALPAPDIQLHFLVAIVEDHGRAKVKAHGYSCHACVLRPESRGTVRLASPDSRAAPLIDPGFLTDRRDVDLLIKGVRTMYRILDAQPLAAFGARDRYPIDRNDNAALERLIRARADTIYHPVGTARMGSDADAVCDPKLRVRGVEGLYVADASVMPRLIGGNTNAPSIMIGERCADFIRTDLS; this comes from the coding sequence GTGGAAGAGGCGGACATCGTCGTCATCGGCGCCGGATCCGGGGGCAGCGCCGCCGCGGGCCGCCTGAGCGAGGACGGCAAGTACAAGGTCGCGGTGCTCGAGGCGGGCGGGCGCAATACCGGCTTCCGCACGCTGATGCCCGGTGCGATCGCGATGCAGACACCCGCGACCAACTGGGCGTATGAGACGGTCCCGCAGCCCGGGCTCAACGGCCGGCGCGGCTACCAGCCGCGCGGCAAGGGTCTGGGCGGATCGAGCGCGATCAATGCGATGCTCTATATCCGCGGGCATCCCTGGGATTATGACAATTGGGAAAAGCTCGGCGCCACTGGCTGGGGTTGGGACGATGTGCTCCCGGTGTTCAAGCGCAGCGAGGCCAATGGGCGCGGGACGAATGAGTGGCACGGCGGTGACGGACCGCTGCAGGTCAGCGACCAGAGTTTCGTCCATCCCGGCAGCGCGGCGTTCGTCGACGCCGCCGCATCGCTTCAGATCCCGCGCAACGCCGACTTCAACGGCGCCCGGCAGGAGGGCGCGGGCATCTATCAGGTGACGCAGAAGGGCGGTGAGCGCTGGACGGCATCGCGCGGCTATCTGACCGAGCGGCCGAATCTCGAGATCCTGTGCGACTCGATTGTCGAGCGCGTGCTGTTCGAGGACGGCCGTGCCTGGGGCGTCGCCTATTCGCGCGGCGGCCAGTCCAAGGTGATCCGGGCACGGCGCGCGGTGGTGCTGGCGGGCGGGGTGTTCGGCACTGCGCAGCTGCTGATGCTGTCCGGCATCGGGCCGGGGGCGCACCTCCAGGAGCTCGGGCTACCGGTGCGGATCGAGCGCGGCGAGGTTGGGAGCAATTTGCAGGACCATCTCGACTATGTCGCGGCGTTCGAGACCAAGGGCAGCTTGTTCCTCGGCCGCTCGCTGATCGGATCGCTCAAGGGGCTGGCGGCGATGGCGCGCTGGTTCCGCACCCGCAGCGGGCCGATGACCTCGCCCTTCGCCGAGGCCGGGGCGTTCCTCAAGACCGATCCCGCGCTGCCCGCGCCCGATATTCAGCTCCACTTCCTCGTCGCGATCGTCGAGGATCATGGACGCGCCAAGGTCAAGGCGCACGGCTATAGCTGCCACGCCTGCGTGCTGCGCCCCGAGAGCCGCGGCACCGTGCGGCTCGCCTCGCCCGATTCGCGCGCCGCGCCGCTGATCGACCCCGGTTTCCTCACCGACCGCCGCGACGTCGACCTGCTCATCAAGGGCGTCCGGACGATGTACCGCATCCTGGACGCGCAACCGCTCGCCGCATTCGGGGCGCGCGACCGCTACCCAATCGACCGGAACGACAATGCCGCGCTCGAACGCCTGATCCGGGCGCGAGCGGACACCATCTATCACCCGGTGGGCACCGCGCGGATGGGCAGCGATGCCGACGCTGTCTGCGATCCCAAGCTGCGCGTGCGCGGCGTCGAAGGCCTCTATGTCGCCGACGCCTCGGTGATGCCGCGGCTGATCGGCGGGAACACCAACGCGCCGAGCATCATGATCGGCGAGCGTTGCGCCGATTTCATCCGCACCGATCTCAGTTGA
- a CDS encoding TonB-dependent receptor — MTSLRFARRVRACLAASSFIAIAVAAQAALAQETDPDAPDEIVVTATKRASTVQDVPFSINAQTEESIERANATTVEDLSRNIAGLAVQNLGPGQSTVAVRGVSAGQIARDQPGVKEQVGVYLDESVISLSLFTPDLDLFDLNRVETLRGPQGTLFGSGSVGGTLRYITNQPTTARTEGKVEANINLVDGDSFGGHIKGAINLPLSGNVALRAVGYYTRYGGFIDALREGGGVQENVNTGERYGGRIALLFEPTSELSITPRFLWQKITTNGFNRQEVYNLYANPYTTTRPAIQLGGRQQYLLLDESFSDEVKIADLTVNWEHGPVAVTSVTSYTDRDIRVSRDASALTGSVSVDLGFPTAGVLLPSNLVDTTKLKQFTQELRFASTGSGPFQWLVGGFYSDTDRQYAQRLPTPGYDAVTDATLGAGTSAAVANGFAGDSPYNADIPYKLKQLAVFGELSYELAPGLTATAGGRYYGYNEERTFKSGGLFTNLDNNRDRTSSEGFSPRFILSYEVAPRVTLNAQVAKGFRLGGVNDPLNLPLCDGGAPNGPDAQTFGGRPRYDDETLWNYEGGMKAQFGGITFNVAGFYTKIKNLQVTADAGSCSSRIVFNVPEAHTMGLEFELAAEPVTGLDLSVSGSLVEAEFDATIARPNGTVIEGIRDGNRLPSVPKFQISANAQYGFPVGPDTEAYFGASFQHVGSRFTQPGDQENNPRTFVHGLPFGGAPASASTVLDLKLPAYELVNLSAGANFPGDLGVSIYVNNLLDENALLAFDRERGGRARLGFSVSQPRTFGLTVRKGF, encoded by the coding sequence ATGACTAGCCTCCGTTTCGCGCGCCGCGTGCGCGCGTGCCTTGCCGCATCTTCGTTCATCGCGATCGCCGTCGCCGCCCAGGCCGCATTGGCGCAGGAAACCGATCCCGACGCCCCGGATGAAATCGTTGTGACCGCGACCAAGCGCGCGTCGACCGTGCAGGACGTTCCCTTCTCGATCAACGCGCAGACCGAGGAGTCGATCGAGCGCGCCAATGCGACCACCGTCGAAGACCTGTCGCGCAACATCGCCGGCCTCGCGGTGCAGAATCTCGGGCCGGGGCAGAGCACTGTCGCCGTGCGCGGCGTCTCCGCCGGCCAGATTGCACGCGACCAGCCCGGCGTGAAGGAGCAGGTCGGCGTCTATCTCGATGAATCGGTGATCTCGCTGTCGCTGTTCACGCCCGATCTCGACCTGTTCGATCTCAACCGCGTCGAGACGTTGCGCGGCCCGCAGGGCACGCTGTTCGGCTCCGGCTCGGTCGGCGGGACGCTGCGCTATATCACCAATCAGCCCACCACCGCGCGGACCGAAGGCAAGGTCGAGGCGAACATCAACCTCGTCGATGGCGACAGCTTCGGCGGACACATCAAGGGCGCGATCAACCTGCCGCTCAGCGGCAATGTCGCGCTCCGCGCGGTCGGCTATTACACGCGCTATGGCGGGTTCATCGATGCGCTGCGCGAAGGCGGCGGCGTGCAGGAGAACGTCAACACCGGCGAACGCTATGGCGGGCGGATCGCGCTGCTGTTCGAACCGACCAGCGAGCTCAGCATCACGCCGCGCTTTCTCTGGCAGAAGATCACCACCAACGGGTTCAACCGGCAGGAGGTCTACAACCTCTACGCCAACCCCTACACCACGACGCGGCCGGCGATTCAGCTCGGCGGCCGCCAGCAATATTTGCTGCTCGACGAGAGCTTCTCCGACGAGGTCAAGATCGCGGATCTCACCGTGAACTGGGAGCACGGGCCGGTCGCCGTCACCTCCGTCACCAGCTACACCGACCGCGACATCCGCGTCAGCCGCGATGCCAGCGCGTTGACCGGCAGCGTCTCGGTCGACCTCGGCTTCCCGACCGCAGGCGTACTGCTGCCCTCGAACCTGGTCGACACCACCAAGCTCAAGCAATTCACTCAGGAGCTGCGCTTCGCCTCGACCGGCAGCGGACCGTTCCAGTGGCTGGTCGGCGGCTTCTATTCGGATACAGACCGCCAATATGCGCAGCGGCTGCCGACGCCGGGCTATGACGCGGTCACCGATGCCACGTTGGGCGCGGGAACTTCGGCGGCAGTGGCGAACGGCTTTGCGGGCGACTCCCCCTACAACGCCGACATTCCCTACAAGCTCAAGCAGCTCGCGGTGTTCGGCGAGCTCAGCTACGAGTTGGCGCCGGGGTTAACCGCCACCGCGGGCGGCCGTTATTACGGCTATAACGAGGAGCGCACCTTCAAGTCGGGCGGCCTGTTCACCAACCTCGACAACAACCGCGACCGCACCTCGTCCGAGGGTTTCTCACCGCGCTTCATCCTGAGCTACGAAGTGGCGCCGCGCGTGACCCTCAACGCCCAGGTTGCCAAGGGCTTCCGCCTCGGCGGCGTCAACGATCCGCTCAACCTGCCGCTCTGCGACGGCGGTGCGCCCAACGGCCCCGACGCGCAGACCTTTGGCGGGCGGCCGCGCTACGACGATGAGACCTTATGGAACTACGAAGGCGGGATGAAGGCCCAGTTCGGCGGCATCACCTTCAACGTCGCGGGCTTCTATACCAAGATCAAGAACTTGCAGGTCACGGCGGACGCCGGCAGCTGCTCCTCGCGCATCGTGTTCAACGTACCTGAGGCGCATACAATGGGGCTTGAGTTCGAGCTGGCGGCGGAACCGGTGACCGGCCTTGATCTGTCGGTGTCCGGCAGTCTGGTCGAGGCGGAGTTCGACGCGACCATCGCGCGACCCAATGGCACGGTGATCGAGGGCATCCGTGACGGCAATCGTCTGCCATCGGTGCCCAAGTTCCAGATCTCCGCCAACGCGCAATATGGGTTCCCGGTGGGGCCGGACACTGAAGCCTATTTCGGCGCATCGTTCCAGCATGTCGGCAGCCGCTTCACCCAGCCGGGCGATCAGGAGAATAATCCGCGGACGTTCGTCCATGGTCTGCCGTTCGGCGGCGCTCCCGCGAGCGCGTCCACGGTGCTCGATCTCAAGCTGCCGGCCTATGAGCTGGTCAACCTCAGTGCCGGCGCGAACTTCCCGGGGGATCTCGGCGTATCGATCTACGTCAACAACCTGCTCGACGAGAACGCCCTGCTGGCATTCGATCGCGAACGCGGCGGGCGCGCCCGGCTGGGCTTCAGTGTGAGCCAGCCGCGCACATTCGGCCTGACGGTGCGCAAGGGTTTCTGA
- a CDS encoding ammonium transporter — protein sequence MKNGLKLAAGVGATLFAALPAWAQEAAGNVAEAAPAAAAAFTPTAEMVNKGDVAWMLVASAFVLMMSVPALALFYGGLVRTKNMLSVLMQVLTIVCVAALVWFAWGYSMAFTSTGSPFPQLVGGLDKVFLKGVDPTTFAATFSNGVYLPEYVFVIFQMTFACITPALIVGAFAERVKFTPLIIFVVAWLTLAYFPIAHMVWYWAGPDFLHATIVKDAAGNLVSQDAGLLWGWGALDFAGGTVVHINAGVAGLIGCLVIGPRLGYKSEPMPPHSLVMTMIGASLLWIGWFGFNAGSGLEANAFGALAFINTFTATAAAGVTWAVIEQIIHKKPSLLGAASGVVAGLVAITPAAGFAHPGTAILLGAAASAICFFFVTTVKNKLKYDDTLDVFGIHAVGGIVGAIGTGIVADPALGGQGWIDYTAPVAKAGAYDMAGQVTTQLWAVGTTVLWTGVVSAVLFLALKHTIGLRPSKEVETEGLDINEHGERAYNY from the coding sequence ATGAAGAATGGCTTGAAACTTGCCGCAGGCGTGGGCGCCACGCTGTTCGCGGCGCTGCCTGCCTGGGCTCAGGAAGCGGCGGGCAACGTCGCCGAAGCGGCGCCTGCTGCCGCCGCCGCGTTCACGCCGACGGCGGAGATGGTGAACAAGGGCGATGTCGCCTGGATGCTGGTCGCCTCGGCCTTTGTGCTGATGATGTCGGTCCCGGCGCTCGCGCTGTTCTACGGCGGTTTGGTCCGCACCAAGAACATGCTCTCGGTGCTGATGCAGGTGCTGACGATCGTCTGCGTCGCGGCCTTGGTCTGGTTCGCCTGGGGCTATTCGATGGCCTTCACTTCGACCGGCTCGCCGTTCCCGCAACTGGTCGGCGGCCTGGACAAGGTCTTCCTCAAAGGCGTCGATCCGACCACCTTCGCGGCGACCTTCTCGAACGGCGTCTATCTTCCCGAATATGTCTTCGTGATTTTCCAGATGACCTTCGCCTGCATCACGCCGGCGCTGATCGTCGGGGCGTTTGCGGAGCGCGTGAAGTTCACCCCGCTGATCATCTTCGTGGTCGCATGGCTGACGCTTGCCTACTTCCCGATCGCGCACATGGTCTGGTACTGGGCGGGTCCGGACTTCCTGCACGCCACGATCGTCAAGGATGCCGCTGGCAACCTCGTATCGCAGGATGCCGGCCTGCTGTGGGGCTGGGGCGCGCTCGACTTCGCGGGCGGCACCGTGGTGCACATCAATGCGGGCGTCGCCGGCCTGATCGGCTGCCTCGTGATCGGTCCGCGCCTTGGCTACAAGAGCGAGCCGATGCCGCCGCACAGCCTGGTCATGACCATGATCGGCGCCTCGCTGCTGTGGATCGGCTGGTTCGGCTTCAACGCCGGCTCGGGCCTCGAAGCCAACGCATTCGGCGCGCTGGCCTTCATCAACACCTTCACCGCCACAGCAGCGGCGGGTGTGACCTGGGCAGTGATCGAGCAGATCATCCACAAGAAGCCGTCGCTGCTCGGCGCCGCCTCGGGCGTCGTCGCCGGCCTGGTCGCGATCACCCCGGCGGCGGGCTTCGCCCACCCCGGCACCGCGATCCTGCTGGGCGCGGCCGCCTCGGCGATCTGCTTCTTCTTCGTCACCACGGTGAAGAACAAGCTGAAGTATGACGATACGCTCGACGTGTTCGGCATTCACGCGGTCGGCGGCATCGTCGGCGCGATCGGGACCGGCATCGTCGCCGACCCGGCGCTCGGCGGCCAGGGCTGGATCGACTACACCGCCCCCGTCGCCAAGGCCGGCGCCTATGACATGGCCGGCCAGGTGACGACTCAGCTCTGGGCGGTCGGCACCACCGTGCTGTGGACCGGCGTGGTCAGCGCGGTGCTGTTCCTCGCGCTCAAGCACACGATCGGCCTTCGCCCGAGCAAGGAAGTCGAGACCGAAGGTCTGGACATCAACGAGCACGGCGAACGCGCCTACAACTATTGA
- a CDS encoding P-II family nitrogen regulator encodes MKLVIAIIKPFKLDDVREALTELGVAGMTVTEVKGFGRQKGQTEIYRGAEYSTNMVPKIKIEVVCASDLAARVVEAIQAAANTGAIGDGKIFVLDVGQAVRIRTGETDQTAL; translated from the coding sequence ATGAAACTCGTCATCGCCATCATCAAGCCGTTCAAGCTCGATGACGTCCGCGAAGCGCTCACCGAGCTGGGCGTCGCTGGCATGACCGTGACCGAGGTGAAGGGGTTCGGCCGGCAAAAGGGTCAGACCGAGATTTACCGCGGCGCGGAATACAGCACCAACATGGTGCCCAAGATCAAGATCGAGGTGGTCTGCGCGAGCGATCTCGCCGCCCGCGTGGTCGAGGCGATCCAGGCCGCGGCCAACACCGGCGCGATCGGCGACGGCAAGATCTTCGTGCTCGACGTCGGTCAGGCGGTGCGCATCCGCACCGGCGAGACCGACCAGACCGCGCTTTGA
- a CDS encoding DUF2007 domain-containing protein → MALVELGRYPPPEAHIVIGRLAAEGIAAIAFDAGSSIVEGSIAALIPVRVMLDEDDLLIAREALNTA, encoded by the coding sequence ATGGCGCTGGTCGAGCTCGGCCGTTATCCGCCGCCCGAGGCGCATATCGTCATCGGCCGGCTCGCGGCCGAGGGCATCGCGGCCATCGCATTCGATGCCGGGTCCAGCATCGTCGAGGGCAGTATCGCCGCACTGATCCCGGTTCGGGTGATGCTGGACGAGGACGATCTGCTTATTGCGCGGGAAGCGCTTAACACAGCCTAA
- a CDS encoding arylamine N-acetyltransferase, whose translation MTLRPADIDAYFARIGWSGPVAADRATLNAIALRHPAAIPFENLDPYLDRPVDLAAEVLMAKLVHGGRGGYCFEQNGLLRHMLEALGFAVTPLSGRVVWNMDPEAVTARTHMLLRVELAEGPVLIDSGFGAAVPTGVLDLIPDIEQPTPHEPFRFARNGEEWRAQIRIGSAWRTTYRFDLSPQHEIDYLVANWYTSTHPSSHFRHGLTLARPLAGRRVSLRGNEFALHPLGGASERRTLATPEEIVAVIEADFGIAIPDRPALLARLHRDLPALAAG comes from the coding sequence GTGACGCTGCGCCCGGCCGATATCGATGCCTATTTCGCGCGGATCGGCTGGTCTGGGCCGGTCGCGGCGGATCGCGCGACGTTGAACGCGATCGCCCTGCGCCATCCCGCCGCGATCCCGTTCGAGAATCTCGATCCCTATCTCGATCGTCCAGTTGATCTTGCGGCCGAGGTGCTGATGGCCAAGCTCGTCCATGGCGGGCGCGGCGGCTATTGCTTCGAGCAGAACGGGCTGTTGCGCCACATGCTCGAGGCGCTCGGCTTCGCGGTCACGCCGCTCTCGGGGCGGGTGGTGTGGAACATGGACCCCGAAGCGGTCACCGCACGCACGCATATGCTGCTTCGCGTCGAGCTGGCCGAAGGGCCCGTGCTGATCGATTCGGGCTTCGGCGCCGCCGTGCCCACCGGCGTGCTCGACCTGATCCCCGATATCGAGCAGCCGACCCCGCACGAGCCCTTCCGCTTCGCCCGCAACGGCGAGGAATGGCGCGCGCAGATCCGCATCGGCAGCGCGTGGCGCACCACCTATCGCTTCGATCTCTCGCCCCAGCACGAGATCGATTACCTAGTGGCCAACTGGTACACCTCGACCCATCCGAGCTCGCATTTCCGCCACGGCCTCACGCTCGCGCGCCCGCTTGCCGGGCGGCGGGTGAGCCTGCGCGGCAATGAATTCGCCCTCCACCCGCTCGGCGGCGCCAGCGAACGGCGCACGCTGGCGACGCCCGAGGAAATCGTCGCCGTGATCGAAGCGGATTTCGGCATCGCGATCCCCGATCGGCCCGCGCTCCTCGCGCGCCTGCACCGTGATCTCCCGGCACTGGCGGCGGGCTGA
- the tldD gene encoding metalloprotease TldD — MYSDPRGFLYRDGFDADAAQRLTASILGRAEDGELYLQYRKSEAFGFDDGRLKTASYNTDSGFGLRAVSGETTAFAHANEISEAAIRRAGETMALIDPAKGPQAAPPPRTNRHLYTDADPLDLVPFADKVNLCQAIDAAARARDPRVVQVSVSLLGSWSVVEIVRPDGFIATDVRPLVRLNVSIVVEANGRRETGSFGTGGRALYDRLFEPETWNRAIDEALAQALVNLEAVDAPAGEMTVLLGPGWPGVLLHEAVGHGLEGDFNRKGTSAFSGRIGERVAAPGVTVVDDGSILDRRGSLSIDDEGTPTRETVLIEDGILKGYMQDRLNARLMGVEPTGNGRRESFQHAPMPRMTNTFMRAGGDDPAELLSRVKKGIFAKSFGGGQVDIVSGKFVFSCTEAYRIEDGKLGAPIKGATLIGDGPTCLTKVTGIGNDFALDEGIGMCGKGGQSVPAGVGQPTLLVEGLTVGGTAA; from the coding sequence ATGTACAGCGATCCCCGTGGCTTCCTCTATCGCGACGGCTTCGATGCCGACGCCGCCCAACGCCTGACCGCCTCGATCCTCGGCCGTGCCGAGGATGGCGAGCTCTATCTCCAGTACCGCAAGTCCGAGGCGTTCGGCTTCGATGATGGGCGGCTCAAGACCGCGTCGTACAACACCGATTCGGGCTTCGGCCTGCGCGCGGTGAGCGGCGAGACCACCGCCTTCGCCCATGCCAACGAGATCAGCGAGGCCGCGATCCGCCGCGCGGGCGAGACGATGGCGCTGATCGATCCGGCCAAGGGTCCGCAGGCCGCGCCGCCGCCGCGCACCAACCGGCACCTCTATACCGATGCCGACCCGCTCGACCTCGTCCCCTTCGCGGACAAGGTCAATCTGTGCCAGGCAATCGACGCCGCCGCCCGTGCCCGGGATCCGCGCGTGGTGCAGGTCTCCGTCAGCCTGCTCGGTTCGTGGAGCGTGGTCGAGATCGTCCGGCCTGACGGCTTCATCGCCACGGACGTCCGCCCGCTCGTCCGGCTCAACGTCTCGATCGTGGTCGAGGCGAACGGGCGGCGCGAGACCGGGAGCTTCGGTACCGGCGGCCGCGCGCTCTATGACCGGCTGTTCGAGCCGGAGACGTGGAACCGCGCGATCGACGAGGCACTGGCACAGGCTTTGGTCAATCTCGAGGCGGTCGATGCCCCAGCGGGCGAGATGACCGTGTTGCTCGGCCCCGGCTGGCCCGGCGTGCTGCTGCACGAGGCGGTCGGCCATGGGCTCGAGGGCGATTTCAACCGCAAGGGCACCAGCGCCTTTTCGGGCCGCATCGGCGAGCGCGTCGCCGCGCCGGGGGTCACCGTGGTCGACGACGGCTCGATCCTTGACCGCCGCGGCTCGCTCTCGATCGACGACGAGGGCACGCCGACGCGCGAGACGGTGCTGATCGAGGACGGCATCCTCAAGGGCTATATGCAGGATCGCCTCAACGCGCGGCTGATGGGCGTCGAGCCGACCGGCAATGGCCGCCGCGAGAGCTTCCAGCACGCGCCGATGCCACGCATGACCAACACCTTCATGCGCGCCGGAGGGGATGATCCCGCCGAGCTGCTCAGCCGGGTGAAGAAGGGCATCTTCGCAAAGTCGTTCGGCGGCGGGCAGGTCGACATCGTCTCGGGCAAGTTCGTCTTCTCCTGCACCGAGGCCTACCGGATCGAGGACGGCAAGCTCGGCGCGCCGATCAAGGGCGCGACGCTGATCGGCGACGGCCCCACCTGCCTCACCAAGGTGACCGGGATCGGGAATGACTTCGCCTTGGACGAAGGCATCGGCATGTGCGGCAAGGGCGGGCAGAGCGTGCCTGCGGGCGTCGGCCAGCCGACCTTGCTGGTCGAGGGACTGACGGTGGGCGGCACCGCGGCGTGA
- a CDS encoding zinc-finger domain-containing protein: MIAPPEVTRVTHRRVACDGAQAGIPAALGHPRVFLEIDELGYVDCGYCDRRFVLVGGPADGADQGELPDHPAGASA; encoded by the coding sequence ATGATCGCGCCGCCCGAAGTCACCCGCGTCACCCATCGCCGCGTCGCTTGCGACGGCGCGCAGGCCGGCATCCCGGCCGCGCTCGGGCATCCGCGCGTGTTCCTCGAGATCGACGAGCTCGGCTATGTCGATTGCGGCTATTGTGATCGCCGCTTCGTGCTCGTCGGCGGTCCCGCCGATGGCGCGGATCAGGGAGAATTGCCCGATCATCCGGCTGGTGCCAGCGCTTAG